The following proteins come from a genomic window of Sphingosinicella flava:
- a CDS encoding cyclase family protein, protein MAHEDGGRLIDLSHVIEAGMTTYKGLPGPHICDFWDREASRAFYDDGSTFQMGRIDMVANTGTYLDAPFHRFADGADLAAIALEQMSALDGIVVRSQSLAVDETAFEGLDVRGKAVLVHTGWDRHWRTDAYFENHPFLTEGAARLLMDRGAKLVGIDSHNIDDTRIKARPVHTILLGAGILICEHMTNLGALPDSGFQLTAVPPKIVGMGTFPVRAFAQLS, encoded by the coding sequence ATGGCGCATGAAGACGGCGGGAGGCTCATCGACCTCAGCCATGTGATCGAAGCGGGCATGACGACTTACAAGGGGCTGCCCGGCCCGCATATTTGCGACTTTTGGGATCGCGAGGCGTCGCGTGCCTTTTACGACGACGGATCGACCTTCCAAATGGGCCGGATCGACATGGTGGCGAATACCGGCACCTATCTCGACGCCCCGTTCCATCGCTTCGCCGACGGCGCCGATCTCGCCGCGATCGCACTGGAGCAGATGTCCGCCCTCGATGGCATCGTCGTGCGATCCCAGAGCCTCGCCGTGGATGAAACGGCATTCGAAGGCCTCGACGTGCGCGGCAAGGCTGTGCTCGTCCACACCGGCTGGGACCGCCACTGGCGCACCGATGCCTATTTCGAAAATCACCCCTTTCTGACCGAAGGTGCGGCGCGCCTGCTGATGGATCGCGGCGCGAAGCTGGTCGGCATCGATAGTCACAATATCGACGACACGCGCATAAAGGCACGGCCGGTGCACACCATCCTGCTCGGCGCGGGCATTCTCATCTGTGAGCATATGACCAATTTGGGTGCGCTTCCGGACAGCGGCTTCCAACTGACCGCCGTACCGCCGAAAATCGTTGGCATGGGCACCTTCCCGGTCCGCGCCTTCGCGCAGCTCAGCTGA
- a CDS encoding CBU_0592 family membrane protein, with translation MEILVEAAGWAGALLILAAYFLLSIGRVMARSALYQSLNVIGAAGFIVNGWYHGALPSAVLNVVWMAIGLGTLWRMKTAGGSSTSAM, from the coding sequence GTGGAAATCCTTGTCGAAGCGGCGGGATGGGCAGGCGCTCTGCTCATTCTCGCCGCCTATTTCCTGCTGTCCATCGGCAGGGTCATGGCCCGATCTGCCCTCTATCAGTCCTTGAACGTGATCGGCGCTGCTGGTTTCATCGTCAACGGCTGGTACCACGGCGCATTGCCCTCGGCGGTGCTCAACGTGGTCTGGATGGCGATTGGATTGGGGACTTTATGGCGCATGAAGACGGCGGGAGGCTCATCGACCTCAGCCATGTGA
- the acnA gene encoding aconitate hydratase AcnA — protein MTQVGNNSLNTRSTLDVGGKSYAYYSLKKAGEALGDVSRLPFSMKVLLENLLRFEDGKTVTRDDIQAIVDWQQDKGANPREIQYRPARVLMQDFTGVPAVVDLAAMRDAMKSLGGNPEKINPQVPVHLVIDHSVMVDEFGTPKAFERNVELEYQRNMERYEFLKWGSQAFDNFKVVPPGTGICHQVNLEHIARTIWSSKDASGEEVAYPDTLVGTDSHTTMVNGLGVLGWGVGGIEAEAAMLGQPVSMLIPEVVGFHLTGALKEGITATDLVLTVTQMLRKKGVVGRFVEFYGPGVSALSLADRATIANMAPEYGATCGFFGIDDKTLDYLRLTGRSADQVALVEAYAREQGLWLEAGAADPIFTDTLALDMGSVEPSLAGPKRPQDKVLLSKLDEEFRVNLEKEYGQPAAELADVYPVEGTDHGIRHGDVVIAAITSCTNTSNPSVLVAAGLVARKAREKGLTSKPWVKTSLAPGSQVVTDYLEASGLQDDLDAIGFDLVGYGCTTCIGNSGPLPEPISKAIHASDVVAASVLSGNRNFEGRVSPDVRANYLASPPLVVAYALKGTVTDDMVTSPIGQGSDGQDVYLKDIWPTNEEVRSLIDRYVNSDMFSTRYADVYNGDVQWRAIPVTGGDTYAWSPTSTYIQNPPYFEGMTMTPKGVEDIVGARPLAIFGDSITTDHISPAGAIKADSPAGKFLADHEVIRADFNSYGARRGNHEVMMRGTFANIRIKNQMTPGIEGGVTRYVPTGEVLPIYDAAMRYKAEGTPLVILAGKEYGTGSSRDWAAKGTNLLGVRAVIAETYERIHRSNLVGMGVLPLQFLGGENRESLGLTGDETFTVTAVAGLQPRQDVDVQVTRADGSAFTFKARCRIDTVNELEYYRGGGILHYVLRNLAT, from the coding sequence ATGACTCAGGTCGGCAACAACAGCTTGAACACCCGTTCCACCCTCGATGTCGGCGGCAAGTCCTACGCTTATTATTCGCTGAAGAAGGCGGGTGAGGCGCTGGGCGATGTGTCGCGGCTCCCCTTCTCCATGAAGGTGCTGCTCGAAAACCTGCTCCGCTTCGAAGACGGCAAGACCGTCACCCGCGACGACATTCAGGCGATCGTCGATTGGCAGCAGGATAAGGGCGCGAACCCGCGCGAGATCCAGTATCGCCCGGCCCGCGTGCTGATGCAGGATTTTACCGGCGTTCCGGCCGTGGTCGATCTTGCCGCCATGCGCGACGCGATGAAATCGCTCGGCGGCAATCCGGAAAAGATCAATCCGCAGGTGCCCGTCCACCTCGTCATCGATCACTCGGTAATGGTCGACGAATTCGGCACGCCCAAGGCGTTCGAGCGCAACGTGGAGCTCGAATATCAGCGCAACATGGAACGCTATGAGTTCCTGAAATGGGGCAGCCAGGCCTTCGACAATTTCAAGGTCGTGCCGCCGGGCACCGGCATCTGCCACCAGGTGAACCTGGAGCATATCGCGCGCACAATCTGGTCTTCGAAGGATGCGAGCGGCGAGGAAGTGGCCTATCCCGACACGCTCGTCGGCACGGATAGCCACACGACGATGGTGAACGGCCTTGGCGTGCTCGGCTGGGGCGTCGGCGGGATCGAGGCGGAGGCCGCGATGCTCGGCCAGCCGGTCTCCATGCTGATCCCGGAAGTCGTCGGCTTCCACCTGACCGGCGCCTTGAAGGAAGGCATCACCGCCACCGATCTCGTCCTCACCGTCACGCAGATGCTGCGCAAGAAGGGCGTCGTCGGCCGCTTCGTCGAATTTTACGGCCCGGGCGTGTCGGCGCTTTCGCTCGCCGACCGCGCGACCATCGCCAACATGGCGCCGGAATATGGCGCGACCTGCGGCTTCTTCGGCATCGACGATAAGACGCTCGACTATCTCCGCCTCACCGGCCGGTCCGCCGATCAGGTCGCCCTGGTCGAGGCTTATGCCCGCGAGCAGGGCCTCTGGCTGGAGGCCGGGGCCGCGGACCCGATCTTCACCGACACGCTCGCCCTCGACATGGGCAGCGTGGAGCCCTCGCTCGCCGGGCCGAAGCGCCCGCAGGACAAGGTCTTGCTCTCGAAGCTCGACGAGGAATTCCGCGTCAATCTCGAAAAGGAATATGGACAGCCCGCCGCCGAGCTGGCCGACGTCTATCCGGTCGAGGGCACGGACCACGGCATCCGCCACGGCGACGTGGTGATCGCGGCCATCACGTCGTGCACCAACACCTCCAACCCTTCCGTCCTCGTCGCCGCGGGCCTTGTCGCGCGCAAGGCGCGGGAGAAGGGCCTCACCTCCAAGCCGTGGGTCAAGACCTCGCTCGCGCCCGGCTCCCAGGTCGTCACCGATTATCTGGAGGCGAGCGGGCTGCAGGACGATCTCGACGCCATCGGCTTCGATCTCGTCGGCTATGGCTGCACCACCTGCATCGGCAATTCGGGTCCGCTGCCCGAACCGATCTCCAAGGCGATCCACGCGAGCGACGTGGTCGCGGCGTCGGTGTTGTCGGGCAACCGCAATTTCGAGGGCCGCGTGTCGCCGGACGTGCGCGCCAACTATCTCGCCTCGCCGCCGCTCGTCGTCGCCTACGCGCTGAAGGGCACGGTGACGGACGACATGGTCACCTCGCCGATCGGCCAGGGCTCGGACGGCCAGGACGTGTACCTCAAGGACATCTGGCCGACCAACGAGGAGGTCCGCTCGCTCATCGATCGCTATGTGAATTCGGACATGTTCTCGACCCGCTATGCGGATGTGTACAATGGCGACGTTCAGTGGCGCGCTATCCCGGTGACGGGTGGCGATACCTATGCATGGTCGCCAACGTCCACCTACATCCAGAACCCGCCTTATTTCGAAGGCATGACGATGACGCCCAAGGGGGTGGAGGATATCGTCGGCGCCCGTCCGCTCGCCATCTTCGGCGACTCCATCACCACCGATCACATCAGCCCCGCGGGCGCGATCAAGGCGGACAGCCCGGCCGGAAAATTCCTTGCAGATCATGAGGTTATCCGCGCCGACTTCAACAGCTACGGCGCCCGCCGCGGCAACCACGAAGTCATGATGCGCGGCACCTTCGCCAACATCCGCATCAAGAACCAGATGACCCCCGGCATCGAGGGCGGCGTCACCCGCTACGTCCCCACCGGCGAAGTCCTCCCCATCTACGACGCCGCCATGCGCTACAAGGCGGAGGGCACCCCGCTGGTCATCCTGGCGGGCAAAGAGTACGGCACCGGCTCCTCCCGCGATTGGGCGGCGAAGGGCACCAATCTCCTCGGCGTCCGCGCCGTCATCGCCGAAACCTACGAGCGCATCCACCGCTCCAATCTCGTCGGCATGGGCGTCCTTCCGCTCCAGTTCCTCGGCGGCGAGAACCGCGAGAGCCTCGGCCTCACTGGCGACGAAACCTTCACCGTCACCGCCGTCGCCGGCCTCCAGCCGCGCCAGGACGTCGACGTTCAGGTCACCCGCGCCGACGGCTCGGCCTTCACCTTCAAGGCGCGCTGCCGGATCGATACGGTGAACGAGCTTGAATATTATCGCGGCGGCGGCATCCTCCACTACGTGCTCCGGAACCTCGCGACCTGA
- a CDS encoding chymotrypsin family serine protease: MPPSPSETTTAKVDPMQVRATTLKDAFGLDIQEANRRAALESAVWDAITRIAEAFPESFSGLAVSHVPNYEVKVYVSKDIAPPDILSLVNPSLRSVVKIKRVALNRPERNALVNEAATALRRQGISFSVSYDLDGDGLDVGLANPSDAAKARASLPDQAQRNLRFSKGGSHKQKAYTRPTGVLASDQTYGGWELYRSKSGVVKGICSIGFTGRDSYGDTIAITAGHCLTDPYAQQQTYTSNRHLTLPVEGYRSGGSDSALDVGHLNMQGVAASGGWVWTKNNVEPYEREYALVGVRTGAYQAGLVNTVSNFSGGYLKLAGVKPQSAQGEGLSICKYGVMTGLTCSVILNDYYSDANVTGFIETYYSPQWYLVGAGDSGGPVFTTPDANSTIWALGLVSGGLDLNHPNATVECKRDPANFCTMTYMPADRIDDFAPAQLFIYPSGTVYPGGY; the protein is encoded by the coding sequence ATGCCTCCATCACCTTCTGAAACAACAACAGCAAAGGTCGATCCGATGCAAGTGCGGGCTACTACGCTGAAGGATGCGTTCGGCCTTGATATACAAGAAGCCAATAGGCGAGCCGCGCTCGAGTCAGCTGTCTGGGACGCCATAACCCGCATAGCGGAAGCTTTTCCAGAAAGCTTTTCGGGCTTGGCGGTTTCCCACGTGCCGAACTATGAAGTGAAGGTTTACGTCTCCAAAGACATTGCCCCCCCTGACATCCTTAGTCTTGTCAATCCCTCTCTGCGCTCGGTAGTAAAGATCAAGAGAGTTGCTTTAAACCGACCGGAGCGCAACGCCCTCGTCAACGAAGCTGCAACGGCGCTTCGTAGACAAGGAATCAGCTTTTCGGTCAGTTACGACCTCGACGGTGATGGTCTCGACGTCGGGTTAGCGAACCCTTCTGACGCTGCTAAAGCGAGGGCATCCCTGCCGGATCAGGCGCAACGGAACCTGCGCTTTTCTAAGGGCGGTTCGCATAAACAAAAGGCGTACACGCGACCGACAGGAGTGCTAGCCTCCGATCAAACCTATGGGGGTTGGGAACTTTATCGGTCGAAATCGGGAGTGGTAAAGGGAATTTGCTCTATCGGTTTTACCGGCCGTGACAGTTATGGCGATACGATTGCAATTACCGCAGGGCACTGCCTGACAGACCCCTATGCCCAACAGCAGACCTATACGAGCAACCGCCACCTGACATTACCTGTAGAGGGCTATCGGAGTGGCGGATCGGACTCAGCGCTCGATGTTGGACATCTCAACATGCAGGGGGTCGCCGCATCGGGTGGTTGGGTATGGACCAAGAACAATGTCGAACCGTATGAGCGGGAATATGCACTGGTAGGTGTTCGGACCGGCGCCTACCAAGCCGGTCTTGTCAATACAGTCAGCAACTTCAGTGGAGGGTACCTCAAGCTTGCAGGCGTGAAACCGCAGTCCGCCCAGGGGGAAGGACTCAGCATCTGCAAATATGGTGTGATGACGGGCCTTACGTGCAGCGTCATCCTCAATGACTATTACTCGGATGCCAACGTTACCGGCTTCATAGAGACCTACTATAGCCCCCAATGGTATCTGGTGGGGGCTGGCGATAGTGGTGGACCAGTATTTACCACGCCTGATGCCAACAGCACAATTTGGGCGCTTGGCCTAGTAAGCGGAGGCCTGGATCTCAACCACCCAAATGCAACTGTGGAATGTAAACGCGATCCCGCCAACTTCTGCACGATGACATACATGCCAGCGGATCGGATCGATGACTTCGCGCCTGCTCAACTCTTTATATATCCGTCAGGAACAGTTTACCCAGGCGGTTATTGA
- a CDS encoding peptidylprolyl isomerase, which produces MRMVWILASFATAASAAMSQDAAKPLQTPAEVVAAAPASEWRAIDPQDLLVIDFSGGGRTVIQLAPAFAPVHVANIKALARAGYWATGAAIYRVQDNYVTQWGLNETERALPPGVVKLPPHEYWLDRQPGGAAPLALKGADAYTPAAGFLGNWPVAYDAKALSIPHCYGYVGVARDLAPDTGTGGELYAVIGHAPRQLDRNIAIVGRVVAGMEHLSARPRGQGALGIYENRASDIPIASVRLAADLPAADRPAFEMLDQASPSFARYLHLRANRKDAFYERPAGGVDICNAPIPVRKKAP; this is translated from the coding sequence ATGCGCATGGTTTGGATTCTGGCGAGTTTCGCCACGGCCGCGAGCGCGGCCATGTCGCAGGACGCCGCGAAGCCGCTTCAGACTCCGGCCGAGGTGGTCGCCGCCGCGCCCGCGTCCGAATGGCGGGCGATCGATCCGCAAGACCTGCTCGTCATCGATTTTTCCGGCGGCGGCCGCACCGTGATCCAGCTCGCCCCCGCCTTCGCGCCGGTCCACGTCGCCAACATCAAGGCGCTGGCCCGCGCCGGCTATTGGGCGACGGGCGCCGCCATCTACCGCGTGCAGGACAATTACGTCACCCAATGGGGCCTCAATGAAACGGAGCGCGCCTTGCCGCCCGGCGTCGTGAAGCTCCCGCCGCACGAATATTGGCTGGATCGGCAGCCGGGCGGGGCCGCGCCGCTCGCCCTCAAAGGCGCCGATGCCTACACGCCCGCCGCCGGGTTCCTCGGCAATTGGCCCGTGGCCTATGATGCCAAGGCCCTCTCCATCCCCCATTGCTACGGATATGTCGGCGTCGCCCGCGATCTCGCGCCCGACACCGGCACCGGCGGGGAGCTGTACGCCGTGATCGGCCACGCCCCGCGCCAGCTTGATCGCAACATCGCCATCGTCGGCCGCGTGGTGGCGGGGATGGAGCATCTCTCCGCCCGCCCGCGCGGGCAGGGCGCGCTCGGCATTTACGAGAATCGCGCGTCGGACATTCCGATCGCGTCCGTCCGCCTCGCCGCCGACCTGCCCGCCGCCGATCGTCCGGCCTTCGAAATGCTGGATCAGGCGAGCCCGTCCTTCGCCCGCTATCTCCACCTCCGCGCCAACCGCAAGGACGCTTTTTACGAACGGCCCGCGGGCGGCGTCGACATCTGCAACGCGCCCATCCCGGTCAGGAAAAAGGCGCCCTGA
- a CDS encoding MgtC/SapB family protein: MTENSFALQSLTLSEFALRMGAATLLPFLIGLERFLRRKPIDFRPFVIIAVGACGLAIGALEIMAGTADPQASIDPSRVFEGVITGIGFLGAGAMFRRGGFVQGAGSASAIWAAGAIGLICGFGELLLAATMTAIILILLIVSGPFTEEWDPEAHPEEAKDMDATVGGHS; encoded by the coding sequence ATGACAGAGAATTCCTTCGCCCTCCAATCGCTCACCCTCAGCGAATTCGCCCTGCGCATGGGCGCGGCGACCCTGCTGCCCTTCCTGATCGGCCTGGAGCGCTTCCTGCGGCGCAAGCCGATCGATTTCCGCCCGTTCGTGATCATCGCGGTCGGCGCCTGCGGCCTTGCCATCGGCGCGCTTGAGATAATGGCCGGAACCGCCGATCCCCAGGCGTCGATCGATCCGTCGCGGGTGTTCGAAGGCGTCATCACCGGCATCGGCTTCCTGGGCGCGGGCGCGATGTTCCGGCGCGGCGGCTTCGTCCAGGGCGCGGGCTCCGCCTCCGCCATCTGGGCGGCGGGCGCGATCGGCCTCATCTGCGGCTTCGGAGAACTCTTGCTGGCCGCGACGATGACGGCGATCATCCTGATCCTGCTGATCGTGTCGGGGCCGTTCACCGAGGAATGGGATCCCGAAGCGCATCCGGAGGAGGCAAAGGACATGGATGCGACGGTGGGCGGCCACTCCTAG
- a CDS encoding DUF1905 domain-containing protein has protein sequence MDAAKRTDAPAMEVESFTVTGTLWLWQAAEAQGGGWHFLTVDGPVAAEIRYAALGRANRFGAIKVAATIGGTTWRTSLFPHKESGGFLLPVKADVRRREVVAAGSAVVAELRV, from the coding sequence ATGGACGCTGCGAAAAGGACTGACGCCCCGGCGATGGAAGTGGAGAGCTTTACGGTCACCGGTACCCTGTGGCTCTGGCAGGCGGCCGAGGCGCAGGGCGGCGGCTGGCATTTCCTGACCGTCGACGGGCCGGTCGCGGCGGAAATCCGTTATGCCGCGCTGGGCCGCGCCAACCGCTTCGGCGCGATCAAGGTGGCCGCGACGATCGGCGGCACGACCTGGCGGACGTCCCTGTTCCCGCACAAGGAAAGCGGCGGCTTCCTGCTGCCCGTCAAGGCCGATGTCCGGCGGCGGGAGGTGGTCGCCGCCGGCAGCGCAGTGGTCGCGGAATTGCGGGTCTGA
- a CDS encoding aldehyde dehydrogenase family protein translates to MNDMTSIAAQPAYSEGAARLLQRAPALFVNGEWVASSHDKTLAVVDPSTGKEIARIADASDADVDRAVAAARAAFDDGRWTGLPPYARARLIERLADLLEAHNDELAELESIDNGKPMALSGGYDLPRCVATLRYMAGWATKLAGQTIEPAMHPTGTFHSYVRREPVGVCAQIVPWNYPLMMAVQKIAVALAAGCTIVLKPAEQTSLTALRLGDLVAQSGIPAGVLNIVTGLGETAGDRLVRHPQVDKIAFTGSTEVGKIINRAATDTLKRVTLELGGKSPVIVLPDVDIASTAAGAARSIFANAGQVCIAGSRLYAHRDVFDRLLEAVADNARDWKVGPSLAPDTRMGPLVSQEQHERVLSYIDAGRKAGASVLTGGEALGGDGYFVSPTVLVDVKPDMTVVKEEIFGPVLVAQRFDDLDEVARAANDTPYGLAASVWTRDISAMHRLTAKIKAGMVWGNCPSGADIALPFGGYKQSGFGRENGSQGIEAYLETKTVSILL, encoded by the coding sequence ATGAACGACATGACCAGCATCGCCGCCCAGCCCGCTTATTCCGAAGGCGCCGCGCGGCTGCTGCAGCGGGCGCCCGCTTTGTTCGTGAACGGCGAATGGGTCGCCTCCTCCCACGACAAGACCCTGGCCGTCGTCGATCCCTCGACGGGCAAGGAAATCGCCCGCATCGCCGATGCTTCGGACGCCGATGTCGACCGCGCCGTCGCCGCCGCCCGCGCCGCCTTCGACGACGGCCGCTGGACCGGCCTTCCGCCTTATGCCCGCGCGCGCCTGATCGAAAGGCTCGCGGACCTCCTCGAAGCGCATAATGACGAATTGGCCGAGCTCGAATCGATCGACAACGGCAAGCCCATGGCGCTCTCCGGCGGCTACGATCTCCCCCGCTGCGTCGCGACCCTGCGCTACATGGCGGGCTGGGCGACCAAGCTCGCGGGCCAGACGATCGAGCCCGCCATGCACCCGACCGGCACCTTCCACTCCTATGTCCGCCGCGAGCCGGTCGGCGTCTGCGCGCAGATCGTGCCGTGGAACTACCCCCTCATGATGGCGGTGCAGAAGATCGCCGTCGCCCTCGCCGCGGGCTGCACCATCGTGCTGAAGCCCGCCGAACAGACCTCGCTTACCGCCCTCCGCCTCGGCGATCTCGTCGCGCAAAGCGGCATTCCGGCGGGCGTCCTCAACATCGTCACCGGGCTTGGCGAAACGGCGGGCGACCGCCTCGTCCGCCATCCGCAAGTCGACAAGATCGCCTTCACCGGCTCGACGGAGGTTGGCAAGATCATCAACCGCGCCGCCACCGACACGCTGAAGCGCGTCACCCTGGAGCTTGGCGGCAAGTCCCCGGTCATCGTCCTCCCCGACGTCGACATCGCGTCGACCGCCGCCGGCGCCGCCCGCTCGATCTTCGCCAATGCGGGCCAGGTCTGCATCGCGGGCTCGCGCCTCTACGCCCATCGCGACGTGTTCGACCGCCTGCTCGAAGCCGTCGCCGACAATGCCAGGGACTGGAAGGTCGGCCCCAGCCTCGCCCCCGATACAAGGATGGGCCCGCTCGTCTCCCAGGAACAGCATGAGCGCGTCCTCTCCTATATCGACGCGGGCAGGAAGGCGGGCGCCTCCGTCCTCACCGGCGGCGAAGCGCTCGGTGGAGACGGCTATTTCGTCAGCCCCACTGTGCTGGTCGACGTGAAGCCCGACATGACCGTGGTGAAGGAGGAAATCTTCGGCCCCGTCCTCGTCGCCCAGCGCTTCGACGATCTCGACGAGGTCGCCAGGGCCGCGAACGACACGCCCTACGGCCTCGCCGCCAGCGTCTGGACGCGCGACATCTCCGCGATGCATCGCCTCACCGCGAAGATCAAAGCCGGGATGGTGTGGGGCAATTGCCCGTCCGGCGCCGACATCGCCTTGCCCTTCGGCGGCTACAAGCAATCGGGCTTCGGCCGCGAAAATGGCAGTCAGGGCATCGAGGCTTATCTGGAAACCAAGACCGTCTCGATCCTGCTCTGA
- a CDS encoding glycosyl hydrolase family 18 protein: protein MVRNLTLGLTALMLVSCGGDKGSSPPPPPPPTVAVAITPATANVLTNGTAQFQCTVTGSTNTACNWSATGGTVSAAGLYTAPANGGTYTVTAAAAADATKTATATVTVAAPVSVTINPVTANVETGTTRQFTCTVAGSANPNCNWSTSGGTISATGLYTAPSTPGTYTVTAAAAADTTKTATAAVTVIQGVSVAITPATVNLDADRTQQFQCTVTGSPNTACTWSVQEGAIGGTVSTSGYYNPPTPTETGGTYHVVATSVADPTKTAVATVNVGPRPTLSISATGQPDGVWIRLQPSATQQFTCTLRGVSNATCSLSVPAGQGTITPSGGTTGLYTAPATPGQYSVIATASHDPSFRAIATVIVDPAAPRQPWVNGYYAGYFWDQMYQPQEVDMTAMTHIVLARVAPGGGSIPEPGKGPGDIVLAGGTFHDSTNPGSPQAGVSVEDWLIARAHAAGTKAILMFGGDGLDGIGFNLSSADNLRPRFVKNIVDYLVLHRYDGIDVDWENRLADGCSAQDCGTAIPGTESVRRLKALIHEIRAEANARPFYQGTPILITFSAYTVKKGQQPDQYQVDVANMVDQYNMMSYGVGSTWVGGGWGSWLNSPIFGAYWRTDPGNTPKTNDAPVDLNSSIVAYELAGVVNARQKIGIGMGFYGTAYGLGLVDGNGNPGRTPRLNTENVQYYNPPEQGFEYNMMKELGYIDNGQMVFDEEAQAIYRTYPAAEFPQGYIPPPSTGIHHNRRGIAYVTYENGRSIQAKGNWVRGGGAGGVIIWMINYGDTGNSNTLMADVKCSFLQRACPGPMTP, encoded by the coding sequence ATGGTACGAAATCTGACTTTGGGTTTGACGGCTTTGATGCTGGTCTCTTGCGGCGGCGATAAGGGTTCGTCGCCACCGCCACCGCCACCGCCCACTGTTGCCGTCGCCATTACCCCGGCAACGGCAAATGTCCTCACAAACGGCACCGCCCAATTCCAGTGCACTGTGACAGGCAGCACGAATACTGCTTGTAATTGGTCCGCCACCGGCGGCACGGTCAGCGCTGCCGGTCTCTACACCGCGCCCGCGAATGGCGGAACCTACACGGTTACCGCTGCCGCCGCCGCAGATGCGACGAAAACGGCCACCGCGACCGTCACGGTGGCCGCGCCAGTTTCTGTTACAATCAATCCTGTTACGGCCAATGTGGAAACTGGAACGACCAGGCAATTCACTTGCACGGTCGCCGGCAGCGCCAACCCCAATTGCAACTGGTCGACGAGCGGCGGCACAATCAGCGCGACGGGGCTCTACACCGCGCCGTCGACTCCTGGAACCTACACGGTCACGGCCGCTGCGGCTGCCGATACAACAAAGACGGCTACAGCGGCAGTGACGGTAATCCAGGGAGTTTCAGTCGCGATTACGCCTGCGACGGTCAACTTGGATGCGGATAGAACTCAGCAATTCCAGTGCACCGTCACCGGCAGCCCGAACACGGCCTGCACATGGTCTGTGCAGGAAGGCGCTATTGGCGGTACTGTTTCCACTTCGGGTTATTACAATCCGCCGACCCCGACGGAAACGGGTGGCACCTATCATGTCGTTGCCACCTCGGTTGCCGATCCGACCAAGACGGCCGTCGCGACGGTCAATGTCGGGCCTCGCCCAACATTGTCGATCTCTGCGACTGGGCAACCTGATGGCGTCTGGATTCGTCTCCAGCCTTCCGCCACGCAGCAGTTCACCTGTACGTTGAGGGGCGTCAGCAACGCCACCTGCAGCCTTTCGGTGCCCGCAGGGCAGGGGACGATTACGCCTTCAGGCGGCACCACGGGCTTGTACACGGCTCCGGCCACGCCCGGCCAATATTCGGTCATTGCAACCGCGAGCCACGATCCGAGCTTCCGTGCCATCGCAACGGTGATCGTGGATCCGGCGGCGCCGCGTCAGCCTTGGGTCAACGGCTATTATGCTGGTTATTTCTGGGACCAGATGTACCAGCCGCAGGAAGTCGACATGACCGCGATGACGCATATCGTCCTGGCGCGCGTCGCTCCTGGAGGGGGCTCCATTCCTGAGCCAGGCAAGGGTCCGGGCGATATCGTCCTGGCCGGGGGCACCTTCCATGATTCGACCAATCCTGGTTCGCCGCAGGCCGGCGTTTCCGTGGAGGATTGGCTGATCGCTCGAGCTCATGCGGCCGGAACGAAGGCAATTCTAATGTTCGGTGGTGATGGCCTGGACGGCATTGGCTTTAATCTCAGCTCGGCCGACAATTTGCGCCCGCGGTTCGTCAAGAACATCGTCGATTATCTTGTCCTGCATCGATATGATGGCATCGACGTCGATTGGGAAAACCGGCTGGCGGACGGTTGCAGCGCGCAAGATTGCGGAACCGCCATCCCCGGTACCGAATCTGTCCGGCGCCTAAAGGCCCTTATTCATGAAATCCGCGCGGAGGCGAATGCTCGTCCTTTCTATCAGGGCACGCCGATCCTCATCACGTTCTCGGCTTACACTGTCAAAAAGGGCCAGCAGCCCGACCAATATCAGGTCGACGTGGCCAACATGGTCGATCAGTATAACATGATGAGTTACGGCGTCGGCTCGACTTGGGTCGGTGGTGGCTGGGGGTCATGGCTCAACAGCCCCATCTTCGGCGCTTATTGGCGCACCGACCCAGGCAATACGCCTAAGACGAATGATGCTCCCGTTGATCTCAACAGCAGTATCGTCGCCTATGAATTGGCTGGCGTTGTCAATGCGCGCCAAAAGATAGGCATAGGCATGGGTTTTTACGGCACAGCTTATGGCTTGGGTTTGGTCGATGGCAATGGAAACCCTGGACGTACGCCGCGCCTCAACACCGAAAATGTGCAATATTATAACCCCCCTGAGCAGGGGTTTGAATATAATATGATGAAGGAATTGGGTTACATCGATAACGGCCAGATGGTCTTCGATGAAGAAGCTCAAGCGATCTACCGCACCTATCCTGCCGCTGAATTCCCCCAAGGCTATATTCCGCCGCCTTCAACGGGGATCCACCATAATCGCAGGGGCATAGCTTATGTCACTTACGAGAACGGCCGGTCCATCCAAGCGAAAGGCAATTGGGTACGTGGCGGAGGTGCTGGCGGTGTGATCATTTGGATGATCAACTACGGTGATACCGGCAACAGCAACACGCTGATGGCGGACGTGAAATGCAGCTTCCTGCAGCGCGCCTGCCCGGGTCCGATGACGCCATGA